In Planococcus shixiaomingii, the DNA window GCAAGGGAATCAAGTATTTATCTAATACCAATATGGTATTGGCAATTCTGTTGTTGATTTTAGTAGTTGTGATAGGACCAACTTTGTTGATTCTCAATACCTTTACCGATACAATTGGAAGCTATATCCAAAATATCGCTCAGATGAGTTTCCGGACAGAGCCAGTCGATGGTGCAGAACGTGACTGGATTAACGGCTGGACCATCTTCTACTGGGCATGGTGGATTTCTTGGGCTCCTTTCGTGGGAATTTTTATTGCCCGCGTTTCAAGAGGCCGAACCATCCGCCAATTCCTAACGGGTGTATTATTAATTCCCGTAGTTATCAGCTTTCTTTGGTTTGCAGCGTTTGGAACTACGGCGATGGACTTTCAAAGTAGCGGCGTGGACTTAACTGGTTTGTTGACGGAGGAAACTTTGTTTGCCATCTTTAACGAAATGCCGTTTGGAACCATTTTATCGATCATTGCAATTATGCTGATTACCATATTCTTTGTCACCTCAGCAGATTCAGCAACTTTCGTATTAGGGATGCAATCGACTAACGGTTCATTGAACCCATCGAACAAAGTCAAATTGTCATGGGGAATCGGCCAATCGTTGATCGCAGGTGTCTTGCTGTCGACCGGAGGGCTCGATGCACTCCAAAGTGGATTGATCATCGCAGCGTTTCCGTTTTCTTTCATCATGCTGCTCATGATGACTTCTTTCTACAAATCGATCAGTTCAGAATACCAGACTATCAAACGCAAAAGATAAAACCGCCGCTTCGGCGGTTTTTTTGTCGCGTAAACGGTATAATGGAGAAAGTGTTTGGAGTGAATGGAGGATTTACAATGAATGAAAAACCACATGTATTATTAGTGGACGG includes these proteins:
- a CDS encoding glycine betaine uptake BCCT transporter, which translates into the protein MKKVTNVFWIALALVILSAVYGVVAPTNFAEVTGNIESFLTTSFGWYYLLVVSFMVLFCLFFLVSPMGQIKLGKDHDKPEYSFISWISMLFSAGMGIGLVFWGAAEPLSHFAIDPATAEPGTAEAFRESLRFTFFHWGIHAWSIYAVVALVLAYFQFRKGEPGLISATLKPLFGDKMKGPWGTMIDVIAVFATAVGVATTLGFGAVQINGGLAYLFDGVPSNNFTVQVIIIIVVTIMFCASAWSGLSKGIKYLSNTNMVLAILLLILVVVIGPTLLILNTFTDTIGSYIQNIAQMSFRTEPVDGAERDWINGWTIFYWAWWISWAPFVGIFIARVSRGRTIRQFLTGVLLIPVVISFLWFAAFGTTAMDFQSSGVDLTGLLTEETLFAIFNEMPFGTILSIIAIMLITIFFVTSADSATFVLGMQSTNGSLNPSNKVKLSWGIGQSLIAGVLLSTGGLDALQSGLIIAAFPFSFIMLLMMTSFYKSISSEYQTIKRKR